The following are encoded together in the Streptomyces sp. NBC_01465 genome:
- a CDS encoding TFIIB-type zinc ribbon-containing protein, translated as MQCPKCHAPMHTYNRNGVQIEQCSGCRGIFLDYGELESLTRLESQWGGQQAPPPPPAPQAYPSAPAPAWGAPQHGGGHYGGHHGGHHRNKGFGHMLFSS; from the coding sequence ATGCAGTGTCCCAAGTGCCATGCACCGATGCACACGTACAACCGCAATGGCGTCCAGATCGAGCAGTGCAGTGGCTGCCGGGGGATATTCCTGGACTACGGGGAGCTCGAGTCGCTGACCCGCCTCGAGTCGCAGTGGGGCGGCCAGCAGGCGCCGCCCCCGCCGCCCGCCCCGCAGGCCTACCCGTCCGCCCCGGCCCCCGCGTGGGGAGCCCCGCAGCACGGCGGCGGCCACTACGGGGGTCACCACGGCGGCCACCACCGCAACAAGGGCTTCGGCCACATGCTGTTCTCCTCCTGA
- a CDS encoding protein kinase domain-containing protein, whose translation MAMMRLRREDPRVVGSFRLHRRLGAGGMGVVYLGSDRRGQRVALKVIRPDLAEDQEFRSRFAREVSAARRIRGGCTARLVAADLEADRPWFATQYVPGPSLHDKVNDEGPLSAAEVASIGAALSEGLVAVHEAGVVHRDLKPSNILLSPKGPRIIDFGIAWATGASTLTHVGTAVGSPGFLAPEQVRGAAVTPATDVFALGATLAYAATADSPFGHGSSEVMLYRVVHEEPHLYEVHDALAPLVRACLAKDPEDRPSTLQLSMRLKEIAAREAQGLSESRPPIQRRESQLDRPTGRLTERYTEPHQQAQRRTNGNSGARPQTPQTQAPRPSSPRNGARPPAPRDTSRTGARPAGSRPGTTRPTASGRRPGPSPRMLRQRLIVFVVVTLIVLLGIAAAQKL comes from the coding sequence ATGGCGATGATGCGGCTCCGGCGCGAGGATCCGCGTGTCGTCGGCTCGTTCAGGCTTCACCGACGACTGGGCGCGGGCGGTATGGGGGTCGTGTACCTCGGCTCCGATCGGCGCGGGCAGCGGGTGGCTCTGAAGGTGATCCGGCCCGACCTCGCCGAGGACCAGGAGTTCAGGTCGCGGTTCGCACGGGAGGTTTCGGCCGCCCGGCGGATCCGCGGTGGGTGCACGGCACGGCTGGTGGCGGCGGATCTCGAGGCCGACCGGCCCTGGTTCGCCACGCAGTACGTGCCCGGGCCCTCGCTGCACGACAAGGTCAACGACGAGGGACCGCTGTCGGCCGCCGAGGTGGCCTCGATCGGGGCCGCGCTCTCGGAGGGGCTCGTGGCGGTGCACGAGGCGGGTGTCGTCCACCGCGATCTGAAGCCGTCGAACATCCTGCTGTCCCCCAAGGGTCCGCGGATCATCGACTTCGGCATTGCCTGGGCCACCGGTGCCAGCACGCTCACGCATGTCGGTACGGCCGTGGGCTCGCCCGGATTCCTCGCTCCCGAGCAGGTGCGCGGCGCCGCCGTCACCCCGGCGACGGACGTCTTCGCGCTGGGCGCGACCCTGGCGTACGCCGCGACCGCCGACTCGCCCTTCGGGCACGGCAGTTCAGAGGTCATGCTCTACCGCGTGGTGCACGAGGAGCCTCATCTGTACGAGGTCCACGACGCGCTCGCGCCGCTGGTGCGGGCCTGTCTCGCCAAGGACCCCGAGGACCGGCCCAGCACGCTTCAACTCTCCATGCGGCTCAAGGAGATCGCGGCACGCGAGGCCCAGGGGCTCTCCGAGTCCCGGCCGCCCATACAGCGCCGCGAGTCACAGCTCGACCGCCCGACGGGGCGGCTCACCGAGCGCTACACGGAGCCGCACCAGCAGGCTCAGCGACGTACCAACGGGAACTCCGGGGCCCGCCCGCAGACGCCTCAGACTCAGGCGCCGCGGCCGTCCTCGCCCCGCAACGGGGCCCGGCCGCCGGCCCCGCGCGATACTTCGCGCACCGGTGCGCGGCCCGCCGGCAGCCGTCCGGGGACGACCCGTCCGACGGCTTCGGGGCGGCGTCCCGGGCCCAGTCCGCGGATGCTGCGGCAGCGCCTGATCGTCTTCGTCGTGGTGACGCTGATCGTGCTGCTGGGGATCGCCGCCGCGCAGAAGCTGTGA
- the cobA gene encoding uroporphyrinogen-III C-methyltransferase produces MSDDHFAYPVGLRLSGRRTVVIGGGQVAQRRLPALIAAGADIVLISPSATPSVEAMADAGEIRWEKRTYREGDLADAWYALIATADTEANNAASAEAERTRTWCVRSDNAEAATAWTPATGRSEGVTVAVLTGRDPRRSAAVRDAVVEGLRDGTLTAPQHRNRTPGVALVGGGPGDPDLITVRGRRLLAEADVVIADRLGPRDLLDELPPHVEVIDAAKIPYGRYMAQEAINNALIEHAKAGKAVVRLKGGDPFVFGRGMEEAEALAAEGIPCTVVPGISSSISVPGAAGIPVTHRGVAHEFTVVSGHVAPDDARSLVDWQALAKLRGTLVILMGVDKIGAIAQTLITHGKSPDTPVALVQEGTTAAQRRVDATLATVADKAKSEDVRPPAVIVIGPVVNVGTPATARTPQ; encoded by the coding sequence CGTCGGACTCCGCCTCTCCGGCCGGCGCACCGTCGTCATCGGCGGCGGCCAGGTCGCCCAGCGCCGCCTCCCCGCCCTCATCGCGGCCGGCGCGGACATCGTCCTGATCTCCCCCTCCGCGACCCCCTCCGTCGAAGCGATGGCGGACGCGGGCGAGATCCGCTGGGAGAAGCGCACGTACCGCGAAGGCGACCTCGCCGACGCCTGGTACGCCCTGATCGCCACCGCGGACACCGAGGCGAACAACGCCGCGTCCGCCGAGGCCGAGCGCACCCGCACCTGGTGCGTCCGCAGCGACAACGCCGAGGCGGCCACCGCCTGGACCCCGGCAACGGGCCGCAGCGAAGGCGTCACGGTCGCCGTCCTCACCGGCCGCGACCCCCGCCGCTCGGCGGCAGTACGGGACGCGGTGGTCGAGGGCCTCCGCGACGGCACCCTCACCGCCCCCCAGCACCGCAACCGCACCCCCGGCGTCGCCCTCGTCGGCGGCGGCCCCGGCGACCCCGACCTGATCACCGTGCGCGGGCGCCGCCTCCTCGCCGAGGCCGATGTCGTCATCGCCGACCGTCTCGGCCCGCGCGACCTGCTCGACGAACTCCCGCCGCACGTCGAGGTGATCGACGCCGCGAAGATCCCGTACGGCCGCTACATGGCCCAAGAGGCGATCAACAACGCCCTCATCGAGCACGCCAAGGCGGGCAAGGCCGTCGTCCGCCTCAAGGGCGGCGACCCCTTCGTCTTCGGCCGCGGCATGGAGGAGGCCGAGGCGCTCGCCGCCGAGGGCATCCCCTGCACGGTGGTCCCCGGCATCTCCAGCTCGATCTCCGTCCCCGGCGCGGCAGGCATCCCGGTCACCCACCGGGGCGTGGCCCACGAGTTCACGGTGGTCAGCGGCCATGTGGCCCCTGACGACGCCCGCTCGCTCGTCGACTGGCAGGCCCTCGCCAAGCTCCGTGGCACCCTGGTCATCCTCATGGGCGTGGACAAGATCGGCGCGATCGCCCAGACCCTGATCACCCACGGAAAGTCCCCGGACACCCCCGTCGCCCTGGTCCAGGAGGGCACCACGGCGGCCCAGCGCCGGGTGGACGCGACCCTGGCGACGGTCGCCGACAAGGCCAAGTCCGAGGACGTACGCCCCCCGGCCGTGATCGTGATCGGCCCGGTCGTGAACGTCGGCACACCGGCCACCGCACGTACCCCGCAGTAA
- a CDS encoding TrmH family RNA methyltransferase: MADLITVDDPDDPRLRDYTGLTDVELRRKREPAEGLFIAEGEKVIRRAKDAGYEMRSMLLSAKWVDVMRDVIDELPAPVYAVSPELAERVTGYHVHRGALASMQRKPLPTSDELLRTARRIVVMESVNDHTNIGAIFRSAAALGMDAVLLSPDCADPLYRRSVKVSMGAVFSVPYARLESWPRGLETVREAGFKLLALTPDEKASDIDDAAPHRLDRVALMLGAEGDGLSTQALVAADEWVRIPMAHGVDSLNVGAAAAVAFYAVATGRPTS, encoded by the coding sequence GTGGCTGATCTCATCACTGTCGATGACCCCGACGACCCGCGCCTGCGCGACTACACGGGCCTGACCGACGTAGAACTCCGGCGCAAGCGCGAGCCTGCCGAGGGCCTGTTCATCGCCGAGGGCGAAAAGGTCATCAGACGCGCCAAGGACGCCGGTTACGAGATGCGCTCGATGCTGCTCTCCGCCAAGTGGGTCGACGTCATGCGCGACGTCATCGACGAACTCCCCGCGCCGGTCTACGCCGTGAGCCCCGAGCTCGCCGAGCGCGTCACGGGCTACCACGTGCACCGCGGCGCCCTCGCCTCCATGCAGCGCAAGCCGCTCCCCACCTCGGACGAGCTGCTCCGTACGGCCCGCCGGATCGTCGTCATGGAGTCGGTCAACGACCACACCAACATCGGCGCGATCTTCCGCAGTGCGGCAGCCCTCGGCATGGACGCGGTGCTGCTCTCCCCGGACTGCGCGGACCCGCTCTACCGCCGCTCGGTGAAGGTCTCGATGGGCGCGGTCTTCTCGGTGCCGTACGCACGCCTGGAGTCATGGCCCCGCGGCCTGGAGACGGTACGGGAGGCGGGCTTCAAGCTCCTCGCCCTCACCCCGGACGAGAAGGCCTCGGACATCGACGACGCCGCCCCGCACCGCCTGGACCGCGTCGCACTGATGCTCGGCGCGGAGGGCGACGGCCTGTCCACACAGGCCCTGGTCGCAGCCGACGAATGGGTACGCATCCCGATGGCGCACGGCGTCGACTCGCTCAACGTAGGAGCGGCCGCCGCGGTGGCGTTCTACGCGGTCGCGACGGGCCGCCCCACTTCCTGA
- a CDS encoding phosphotransferase family protein, whose product MTESAVVRALHSAAESGAHPAGPCNGCGTTTSVLADRPDGAVVRHGDAVAKAHAPDTDPAALEARVAVAAHPLLAGILLPPLAPAAPAARPVTTWPYGAPVDPADPDAAPWEEAAALLARLHTVEQAALPRLPPMRGPAKAARALARMQAAAPDPSATEPVLRAWRALPAWARDEAPAPGPSYLCHGDLHLGQLVRHPAPTGPWLLIDIDDLGLGDPAWDLARPAAWYAAGLLPPETWTRFLAAYRAAHGPAVPPDGDPWPRLDVPARALTVQTAALALAKSTAERRELDEAERAMLDSCARIAALPPELASDPSS is encoded by the coding sequence GTGACCGAATCCGCTGTCGTGCGCGCGCTGCACAGCGCCGCCGAGTCCGGTGCGCATCCCGCCGGCCCCTGCAACGGGTGCGGCACCACGACGTCTGTCCTGGCGGACCGCCCGGACGGCGCCGTCGTACGGCACGGTGACGCCGTCGCCAAGGCGCACGCCCCGGACACCGATCCCGCCGCCCTCGAAGCCCGCGTGGCCGTCGCCGCCCACCCCCTCCTCGCCGGCATCCTGCTGCCCCCGCTGGCCCCCGCCGCCCCCGCGGCCCGCCCCGTCACCACCTGGCCCTACGGCGCCCCCGTCGACCCGGCAGACCCCGACGCCGCCCCCTGGGAAGAGGCCGCGGCCCTCCTGGCCCGCCTCCACACCGTCGAGCAGGCGGCCCTGCCCCGGCTGCCCCCGATGCGCGGCCCCGCCAAGGCCGCCCGGGCCCTGGCCCGTATGCAGGCCGCCGCCCCCGACCCGTCCGCCACCGAGCCCGTCCTTCGCGCCTGGCGGGCCCTCCCCGCCTGGGCCCGCGACGAGGCCCCGGCGCCCGGGCCCTCGTACCTCTGCCACGGCGATCTCCATCTCGGACAGCTCGTCAGACACCCCGCCCCCACCGGGCCCTGGCTGCTCATCGACATCGACGACCTCGGCCTCGGCGACCCCGCCTGGGACCTGGCCCGCCCCGCCGCCTGGTACGCCGCAGGGCTGCTCCCGCCGGAGACCTGGACCCGTTTCCTGGCCGCCTACCGCGCCGCACACGGCCCCGCGGTTCCCCCCGACGGCGACCCCTGGCCCCGACTCGACGTCCCCGCCCGCGCCCTCACCGTGCAGACCGCCGCCCTCGCCCTCGCCAAGTCGACCGCCGAGCGGCGCGAACTCGACGAGGCGGAGCGGGCGATGCTCGACTCCTGTGCCCGAATTGCCGCCCTCCCGCCCGAGTTGGCGAGCGATCCGTCATCGTAG